One Oculatellaceae cyanobacterium genomic region harbors:
- a CDS encoding ShlB/FhaC/HecB family hemolysin secretion/activation protein → MPATGYAHTTVQTVVLSPKIARVSLTPVSTNLIGNVERAYSRDRIQPTSDQILVQVPSAPLPNVPQTDPNSDRFPQSPPTPSPLPPDPQQPVQPTATPTPEPAPTTESIQVNKIEVTGSTVFGSDQIDPIIKPVEGRTVTLAQLRAVADQITQLYLDRGNITTRAILVDQNITDGVVQIRVIEGKLERIDVEGTRRINPEYVRSRVALGAKAPLNTGKLEDQLRLLRADPLFENVEASLRSGSAPGQSIVVVRVTEANRFQANVGIDNYSPPSIGSERLGSSLLYRNLTGLGDQIAASYYRTWTGGADSFDFSYRVPLNAMNGTLELRYAPNRNNITLPPFDTFDINGNSNLYEISYRQPLTRSPREEFALSLGFTHQDGQTFLGATPTPFTIGTESNGVSRTSVIKFGQDYVSRSVNGAWGVRSLFSLGTGLLDATLNSEPIPDSRFFSWLGQVQRVQILSEDNFLILQGDLQLTPNSLLPSEQFVIGGAQSVRGFRQNVRAGDNGLRFSIEDRITIQRDEAGSPTMFLAPFFDLGWVWNKSDNPNVLQDQTFLAGAGLGLLWKPLPRVNLRVDYGFPLVNLRDRGSNAQDEGFYFNINYQL, encoded by the coding sequence ATGCCTGCAACAGGCTACGCCCATACTACGGTACAGACTGTTGTGTTATCCCCAAAGATAGCTAGGGTAAGTTTAACTCCTGTCTCGACTAACCTAATCGGCAACGTCGAGAGGGCATACAGTCGCGATCGCATACAGCCCACCTCCGACCAGATCTTAGTACAAGTGCCATCGGCTCCCCTACCGAACGTACCTCAAACAGATCCCAATAGCGATCGCTTTCCGCAATCACCACCAACCCCATCACCGCTTCCCCCAGACCCACAGCAACCCGTACAACCAACCGCCACTCCAACTCCTGAACCTGCCCCTACTACTGAGAGTATTCAAGTTAATAAAATTGAAGTCACTGGTAGCACCGTCTTCGGTTCAGACCAAATCGACCCAATTATTAAGCCAGTAGAAGGGCGCACCGTTACCCTGGCACAACTTAGAGCAGTTGCAGACCAAATTACCCAACTCTATCTTGACCGTGGCAACATTACTACCAGAGCCATTCTCGTTGACCAAAACATCACTGACGGAGTTGTTCAAATTCGTGTCATTGAAGGCAAGCTAGAACGAATTGACGTTGAAGGAACGCGGCGCATCAACCCTGAGTACGTCCGTAGCAGAGTCGCGCTAGGAGCAAAAGCGCCGCTCAATACCGGAAAACTGGAAGACCAATTGCGCTTGCTACGTGCCGATCCCTTATTTGAAAACGTAGAAGCAAGCCTCAGATCTGGGAGTGCGCCTGGTCAAAGTATAGTTGTTGTTCGCGTTACCGAGGCTAACCGATTTCAAGCCAACGTAGGAATTGACAATTATTCTCCTCCTAGCATCGGTAGTGAGCGACTTGGAAGCAGTTTGCTTTATCGCAATCTAACGGGGCTAGGGGATCAAATTGCTGCCTCTTATTACCGTACTTGGACGGGTGGCGCAGATAGTTTTGATTTCAGCTACCGAGTGCCACTTAACGCTATGAACGGCACATTGGAACTAAGATATGCACCCAATCGCAATAATATTACACTGCCGCCTTTCGATACTTTTGATATTAATGGGAACTCAAATCTGTATGAAATTAGCTACCGACAACCGCTAACGCGAAGTCCACGTGAAGAATTTGCCTTATCTTTAGGCTTTACTCATCAAGATGGTCAAACGTTTCTGGGAGCCACTCCCACTCCCTTTACAATTGGTACTGAGTCGAATGGTGTGAGCCGCACCAGTGTGATTAAGTTTGGACAGGATTATGTTAGCCGCAGTGTCAATGGGGCTTGGGGAGTGCGATCGCTCTTTAGTCTTGGTACTGGTTTATTAGATGCCACGCTTAATTCTGAACCCATTCCAGATAGTCGTTTTTTCAGTTGGTTGGGTCAAGTACAACGGGTACAAATATTGAGTGAGGATAACTTTTTAATCCTACAAGGTGACTTGCAGCTAACTCCTAATTCTTTACTGCCCTCTGAGCAGTTTGTCATTGGCGGCGCTCAATCGGTACGCGGGTTTCGGCAAAATGTGCGGGCGGGAGATAACGGATTGCGATTTTCCATAGAAGACCGCATTACCATACAGCGAGACGAAGCGGGTAGCCCTACGATGTTCTTAGCACCGTTTTTTGATCTCGGATGGGTGTGGAATAAATCTGATAATCCCAATGTGCTACAAGATCAGACATTCTTAGCGGGTGCTGGCTTAGGACTGCTTTGGAAGCCCCTGCCACGGGTGAACCTGCGAGTAGATTATGGTTTCCCTTTGGTGAATCTCAGGGATCGTGGCAGTAATGCTCAGGATGAAGGTTTTTATTTTAATATCAACTACCAACTCTGA
- a CDS encoding DUF928 domain-containing protein, whose translation MPKISLPKVIAAIGLTSVLTVLSFAIPKELLAQNSDQPREGLPGRRVGGGTRSGNTLDLVALLPQNNQGLTFSQTPTFLVYIPQTQKPEMGEFMLMDENEEIVYQTNFTTNGKSGIVSIAPAQTNPTKFLEIGKVYKWYFSIIRSPGDRSADAYVTGSIKRVQPNQDLDNQLKKASLVERAALYAANNFWYDAIATLAELRYSNPVDADVAAKWTQLLQSVNLDNIAQEPLVKSQVSAQ comes from the coding sequence ATGCCTAAAATATCCTTACCTAAAGTAATTGCAGCAATTGGTTTGACATCAGTACTCACTGTTTTGTCGTTTGCTATACCGAAAGAGTTACTAGCACAAAATTCAGATCAACCCAGAGAAGGCTTACCAGGACGGCGGGTTGGTGGCGGAACCCGTTCAGGTAATACACTCGATTTAGTTGCGCTACTTCCGCAGAATAATCAGGGCTTAACGTTTTCACAAACTCCGACATTCTTGGTTTATATTCCTCAAACCCAGAAGCCAGAAATGGGGGAATTTATGTTAATGGATGAAAATGAGGAGATAGTTTATCAAACAAATTTTACAACTAATGGCAAGTCTGGAATAGTTAGTATAGCTCCTGCCCAAACCAATCCCACAAAATTTTTGGAGATTGGCAAGGTTTACAAATGGTATTTTTCAATTATTCGCTCTCCTGGCGATCGCAGTGCAGATGCTTACGTCACAGGTTCGATTAAACGAGTCCAGCCTAACCAGGATTTAGACAATCAATTAAAAAAGGCATCCCTTGTAGAGCGTGCGGCTCTTTATGCAGCAAATAACTTCTGGTATGACGCAATAGCAACCCTAGCTGAGTTACGTTATTCTAATCCTGTTGATGCAGATGTAGCAGCTAAATGGACACAGCTATTACAGTCCGTCAATTTAGACAACATTGCCCAAGAGCCTTTAGTAAAATCTCAAGTATCAGCGCAGTAA